The proteins below are encoded in one region of Caldisericaceae bacterium:
- a CDS encoding copper amine oxidase N-terminal domain-containing protein encodes MKKFVISLVVFVMFASVFGFTPTKAEQKVVIQITIGSTKAYVNSKETVLDQPPIIENSRTLVPFRFIGESMGANVSW; translated from the coding sequence ATGAAGAAGTTTGTTATTTCGTTGGTAGTATTTGTAATGTTTGCAAGCGTTTTTGGTTTTACACCCACAAAAGCTGAGCAGAAAGTAGTTATCCAAATTACCATCGGCAGCACAAAAGCGTATGTAAATTCTAAGGAAACTGTACTTGACCAACCACCTATAATCGAGAATAGTAGAACTCTTGTTCCTTTCAGGTTTATTGGCGAATCTATGGGGGCAAATGTAAGTTGGG
- a CDS encoding 2-oxo acid dehydrogenase subunit E2, with product MFEIRMPKFGLSMEAGTVIKWYKHVGDQIQKGEALVEIESEKITNVIESPIDGFIKAILVQEGESKEVGAIIGYIAETKEELDKEELEQETKTETTLPQKEEETKTSHTDATTLQSGQKGFVSASPRAKALAKEYGIDISEVVGTGPNGRITEKDVLDFVEKQKQQVKKEPLSPLRKEISEKLSKTYHSSVLVTNITKVDMTELLELKANTVPEVSVTAILIKCLAKVLLKYPEFNAHFDGTYLEKFSTVNIGFAVDTGVGLIVPVIKNADKLSLVELNNNLKNLTEKARTNKLTTEDVEGSHFTITNLGMMRTDIFTPVLNSEEVGILGVGRSTKELVVKDDNTTTIRTMAYFSLSYDHRIIDGAMAARFLGDLAEVIENKSLLKETLEIKF from the coding sequence ATGTTTGAAATTAGAATGCCCAAGTTTGGGCTATCTATGGAAGCAGGAACAGTAATAAAATGGTATAAACATGTAGGAGACCAAATTCAAAAAGGAGAAGCGTTAGTTGAAATCGAATCTGAAAAGATTACAAATGTTATAGAGTCTCCAATTGATGGTTTTATTAAAGCAATACTTGTTCAAGAAGGTGAATCAAAAGAAGTCGGAGCAATAATAGGATACATTGCAGAAACTAAAGAAGAATTGGATAAAGAAGAATTGGAACAAGAAACAAAAACAGAAACCACTCTTCCACAAAAAGAGGAGGAAACTAAAACATCTCACACTGATGCAACTACACTTCAGTCAGGACAAAAAGGTTTTGTTAGTGCTTCTCCACGAGCAAAAGCACTCGCTAAAGAATACGGTATAGATATATCGGAAGTAGTAGGCACAGGTCCTAACGGTAGAATTACAGAGAAGGATGTGCTTGACTTTGTTGAAAAACAAAAACAGCAAGTTAAAAAAGAACCTCTTTCTCCACTTAGAAAAGAAATTTCTGAGAAACTTTCAAAAACATACCATTCTTCGGTCCTTGTAACAAACATAACAAAGGTTGACATGACAGAACTTCTAGAATTAAAAGCTAATACAGTCCCTGAAGTTTCTGTTACTGCGATTCTTATTAAATGCCTTGCAAAGGTTCTCCTAAAATATCCTGAGTTTAATGCACATTTTGATGGCACATACTTGGAAAAGTTTTCTACAGTTAATATTGGCTTTGCAGTAGACACTGGAGTAGGTCTCATCGTCCCAGTTATAAAAAATGCAGATAAACTCTCTTTGGTAGAATTAAACAATAACTTAAAAAACCTTACAGAAAAAGCAAGAACAAACAAACTAACTACTGAAGATGTTGAAGGTTCTCACTTTACCATTACAAATCTTGGTATGATGCGAACAGATATTTTTACACCTGTTCTTAATAGTGAAGAGGTTGGTATACTTGGAGTTGGAAGAAGTACAAAAGAACTTGTTGTAAAAGATGATAATACTACTACAATAAGAACAATGGCCTATTTTAGTCTTTCGTACGATCACAGGATTATTGACGGAGCAATGGCAGCAAGATTCCTGGGAGATCTTGCGGAAGTCATTGAAAACAAAAGTTTATTAAAAGAAACTTTAGAAATAAAATTTTAA